In the genome of Neodiprion fabricii isolate iyNeoFabr1 chromosome 4, iyNeoFabr1.1, whole genome shotgun sequence, the window ggaaaaataattctgtgATTCAATAATCCAATAGATTTACttaggtaaataaataatcttttCAATCTCCATCCATTGTGGACCGCTGTTCATTGTCTCATGACGCATTGTACAATAGTGAAATTATACATgcggaataaaattgaaattgatgaaaaacttTGTTCGAACATAGTAAGAAGATATTATCTTTAAAGATGTAATAGCCTGAATAAAAAGTTAGGAAAAGCGAAAATCCGTACGAGAAACTTCCAGCAATGTTATTTGCACCAACGATAGtgaaaacgaataaaacaaCATTCCTAccatgtaataaaaataaatctgagcaaattcgaataacatAAGCTAAGATATCAAgaatttgaagaagaaatttgtaATCAGAATGTTCAAAATAAACTCTGGTATTTTTTATGCGATTCCAGTATTGTTGGACTTATGTTTTTTACCAGACCAAGTTTCTATGCTGAACACCTATAAGTCCTTGTTGCATATAATTGGTCTAGTTAAGGGGTgtaaatcataaaattcaatattttttcaatgaaagtAGGTAGACAAAGCAGACAATCAAGTCTCATAAAATTCTCGAATGTACTTTTCAATATAGAGATTAGATATCAGGTATaagtttttcttattcaactCCAGGAAACTTTCTCCATagtttactattatttttaaaaaatttttattgtgtttTATCGGCAGTTTTACCGGTTTATTAAATAACAATGTTTCCAGTAAACTTGCACTCTAGAGCTGCATTTAATCGTCACATAATATGGTATAGAAATTGGAAGGAATCCTTTGTGCATCATGTCTTTGCCCATATGACCTTAGTTTTATAGTCAGTATTTAAAATACAATCATCGCAGCCCCAAGAACGAAATTTGTAACCTTggaatttctcaaaaaattaaagCTCATTGCACGTTACCGCAAATTTACGTATGACAACAACATGCAATGCAATTATTAGAAGgaaattattacaacaacaaaaacTGAGGAAACACCAATAAATGCTTCCCTGTTCGTCCGGTTAGTCGCAGCTGGGGCTGCACCCACATGTTTGTCGAACGCAAAAGGAAAAATGCATCTAATAAAGCACTAACGCACTAACAATGAATGACAGGTTGTTCCTAGCTGTAGGTGTTATAAATTCTGAACAACATGAATGCGAATATGTAGCATATCGATCTTCAAAAAGAATCGCAATCACATTACATTACTAATGACTTAGAGATGGttcattaatttaaatttcctCTGTGTTATCATTCTCTAGCGAATTCTAACTTTGGTATCTTTATGCAGCATGTTAAAAGGACGGGGTGGATACTTAGCAAAATAACAGAGCCTGAAACTATTTCTGGACACATGTATCGTATGGCTATGCTATCCTTTCTGGTCGACAATAAGGAAAATTTAGACAAAGTAAAGTAAGAATCAATTTGGAAATTTACAgtagttttaaattttttaactctcaTAAGTAACCTTAATTATATTCAACGCAATGTAATGTCATTACATaagtttgtaattttgttcctTCTATTTATCGCCTTGCAGattttgctttattttattttcttacataACTAACAGTTTCTAATTCTCAAACGGTTGTTACAAACTTCTTTATAGCAAAATTGTATAACTTTGGAAAGTAAATCAGTTTTGGAGATTATTTGTTGTCAAGTATCAATGAAGTGAAGTATTGATCTTTGAAATGAGTATATCACTGGTGATAGATGGTAATAGTTGAGCAGTAAACTGGCTATTGGTATACTTTCCTTGAATCACTTTCAACTTTCTATATATTTGCAATGCTCGTATGTATGTGTCGGATTTCGTTGCCAGGATAATGCAAATGACTTTGATTCATGACCTGGCGGAGTGCATTGTCGGAGATATTACACCGCATTGCGGAGTTTGCCCAGAAGAGAAGCATAAGTTGGAGGATGAAGCGATGCAAAAGATCTGTGAACTTCTTGGCGACAAGGGACCTCAAGTCTTGACTATGTTCAGGGTATGAACTGTTTGATATgcttattcatttatatatttattcattcaaattaaCCGGCCAAATTCCTTTTACATTAAACATCAACGAATACAAGGATAAGTGCAGTAGGCTGTTTGATATTAACCAGATATATCGCAGAAATTATCACTTATACTCAATCGAATGAAACACCAAATTTATATAGTATACAAGAAGATATATACACAAGAAAGAACAATTTCATCATTTAAATAACTCTCCAATTTCCATTAACTTCGCGCTGCTCTGTCTTCAGAAAACAAGGGAATTGCAATGTCGGTTTTTCAAACGTATAGActgttgatttatttttttaggaGTACGAACATCAACAAACTCCAGAGGCTCAATATGTCAAAGACTTGGACAGGTTGGACCTAATAATGCAGGCATTTGAGTATGAAAAACGCGATGGCACGCCTGGAAAGTTGCAGGAATATTTTACTGCTACAAATGGAAAGATAAATCATCCGTTCGTTAAACGATTAGCAGAAGAAGTAAACACGCAAAGAGACGCCTTAGCGAACATTCCATGTAACAACAAGTCATAAcctaaaattgtaaattaggGCTCATTTTTCAGGTATATTATACTAGCGACTCTGCATAGTAAGGTGCAAGACTATCTGAATGCAATCTGTGCATAACTACAAAATTTAAGAGAGCGAGGTCTTGGACCAGTATTTGGGTTTCGAAAATAATAGTTTACTAAAAATATATAGTTGTACTACATGCAGATGAGGAAAATGAAGCTTGTTGCTACCATAAAGCTCGAAATAGCTTTTAGTGTTATTCCAAATGTGATTAATTAAGATAATACAGCTATGATTCAGTAAGTTCAGATTCCGCAAGATTCTCGAACTGCTATCTTTTAAAACCTCCGGCTGTAAGTTGAGCCTtagcaaagtttttttttttttttcatttttaacaagAGCTTTAGTTTCCacttttgaaagaaatatgATCGTATACTTTCAGTATAACAGATTTTAATCCGGATTCAGatgtaagaaaattattatagtaTTAAAAGAATAGTATCAGCTTATTTCATGTTGCGAATCGTATTTTCTTTGCAATATAACTTATTCTGTATTACGTTCTTTTAATTAtctaatataaaaaatcttaGAGTCAAATCCTTATTAATTGTACCAAAAAAACAgctaaatgataataatcaagTGAAATGTGTATGGTGATATTTAAAGCATGAAGCCCCTTTTAAAATGATCTATTATATTCGTTTCTATTATGGAAGCACAAATAAACGATAGGTAATTATACGATATTTGCGAATATTGCCGTGCAAACCGCGGAGAGACAACTGTGCATAAAAACACAAAATTTTACATGACTAACTGTGAGGTTTGCACGTAAGGACCAAGTATTTTCCATTACATTAGAGAAATGCTTGTAAATATATCGGTACAATTATGTTTATTCTACTATATCGATTAATTACTCATTGACAGtcaatattattatgaatTATCGGGTCATTGACTGTTATTGTAAATGGGTTTTTATCAGTACAAAActttttgattgaaattttcatatctttgAACTGTTACATTAAAgttgaacatatttttcaacctaTTAGCAATGAttgatgttatttatttaaacatataCAGATATCTTCCCATGTTACACTTGTTAAtcaatatcaaaaaatttatgatcGTACAAAGATacgaaattaaattcataACTCGTCAAACATATGAAGTACACAAACAAAAATGAATGGCACTTATATTTGTGTtctcaataaattttttcatgcattTACGTCTCTGGTATATCAAAATTATAGGGAAATCTTTCAATTCTCTATAAATCAAGATTTAAATTTGCGTTCTATGAttgtggaatttttcaaattgcgaTTCACACACAATATCCTATAATTGACTCGTTCTGTATAATGCATGGTCTgacgtattattatttaggATGCAGGGAACTATGCTTGGAAGTTGTTGATTGACTACGTGTTCATTcatggaaaattatttcctcTGCACTTCTTATTATCGTTTtttaggaaaatttttaatcattttttactgAAGTCATTTAGactgtatgtatacatgttttaAAAGGAGCAGAGCAATTTACCTCCGAAATACTGAATATGATTGAATTGTATTCAATAGGTattgttacaaaattatattgcATACAATATCGTGTTTATTAATTAAGTATAAGATATCAACTCGAGACCTGGTATTCCATTTGGTGTGGGATgaatcattataaattttaaaatgaaatatcagTAGGTTTGCAGGATCCACAAGTACCTATGTGTTACATTTTAAgcaattttattgttttctaatCTATTCCAAAGGCTTTCGGTTTGTAGTAAAAAGCAGTTAcgatataattcaaaaaataacttATATTTATTCCGAGTAATTGTTTTCTATATTTAGCAATTGGTTTGTTTGATAAActtttattcagaaaaatcaggAAATATACAATGCATTGTCAATCATTGCAGAATCCGCACAGCCTGTATCGACTAATTACAACTTAAACTTACTTTTTTCAGTTACATATGTTTCgtgtatatttacaatttgtcGTAATGCCATAatgccaataaaaaaaaactaacttATCTTGACTAATGGAATGAGTTTATTCAGCAGATAACACTAGTAATACTTGTTGCAGCATTGAATAAACGTCTGAAGCTGAATTACAGTATTTTTACTACATCATGATTGTTGTATATtaagttataaaaatatttatgtatgcaATTACACCCTCATACACGTaacatttttcaagttataCGTTCACACACGCATCTATGGTTATCATACTTTTGTTGACTTTATTTTAAATCACGtcattaattattgttagtggtaatgaaaaaaagagcAATGGTCTATACAAATGGAGGTATTGGAGTACATAGTTTTCTTACAACTAAAATAATCCTTGAAAGTAAGTCGCCACTCTTATAATTGCTGATAGCTAATTATGACATTCTTCGGTTCAAACATTATATAATATCAAGTAATCTTGATAAACAACTAAATACATATAGTATTATTCGTACTTGCTAACTAAAAATCGCATTGAGGAAATTTCGTTCATGCCTAAATCTCACTATTAAAAATGGCAGTATCAAAATCAGTTGAGATCATGGATACTATTGTCACAGTCTGCATATTGAACAATGGTAAcaataaaaatctttgagCATTTAACTTAAAATAGATATGTGTAACATTAACTGTGTGTCCGCTAAAAAAAACAGAACCAATACTAACAATGATCGTTACGAAGTTTCAATTCTTGATGATATTGTAATGTTCATCTTATTTCGTCCGATTAGTTTGCAGTTACTTGTTCTCACACTGTTACattgtacatttattattcaattgcGGGACTCTTTCGAAGTTCTCTTCGTTTCCTGTCAGCTTCATTTGATAGTAAAACCAGCTGTACATAACTGAGTCCTTCTCGTAAATTTATGAGTCTGTAAGAGTATTAATATGTGAAATTAGTAggattataataaatttatacaaacaGTATGGTAAATTTAAGTGAATCTTCTCAACTCGTAACTATTTTTGCCCATTTTCCGCATAATAATCGTAAGCTATATATACCGATCACGTTCTTCTTGTTGAATTCGCACTCTGTCACCCTTCCTTAAAGGTAAAACGACATTTGTATGGCAAGATACTTCGTTGGCGGATGTACTTGCAACCGCTGAgcattttgtaattttttgggTCCGCGATTCACCTTCCGAATTGACCAGAATCCAGTACGAGTAATTGGTGTGCTTACCAAAGTAGAACATctgtaataattgaattgtGTAGACTATTTCTCAATTATATTTACGTACATACTATCAACGAGGAGAAAATGTTTTACAATGAATATtgttttaattgattaaaaagaGTGCTGTTTTATAATTTGTTATTTGTCAGCAATATATTTCACATACAACTTACCTGCGCTGTTATCATATACAATCCATTCACGGTGATTTCAATCGATTTGCTATTTTCTGTTAAGTGGAATCTTTGAAGATCGTAATTTGATGTGTCTTTGGTAAGCTTCACCCATGGACCAATTACACCTGGAATAGAAGTTGGAATAAAGATTTAAAGTTAAAGCAATAAACAAGTAGATTTTggtactctctctctctcaagcGATATAATCAGTATGTCGAAGTTAAAAATGAACTAACTTTAGCCTGCAATCATCACTGACCAGATTTGTACATACAATTAGAATATTAATTTGTCATTAAATTGACAATTTCTACTAACTACCTTGGTCTGTTATGTGCTGCTCCGGAATGGCTCCAACGAATGTTGCCACTAACGGTCCTGTGAACAGTAACGCTATCAGTTGAGACAAtgttgattgtaaaatttcatttttgtcaatattttttgtttttttctcatttttagtTAATCGCTTCAAATTGCTTCCAATTTATAGCATCCAAAATAGCAAGGCTCctgctgaaaataattcgcTAGAAAACTAAAAGTGACTAAAACACAAATGCTAATCAGTTCCCTGCAAATACGATTTAGCAAATGTTCTTTTACAGAATCTAACATTGGTAATTGTAAGTATTTATACTAAAGCTTGGTACactgggatttttttttgaaaattttgaaagattcaaagttttttctGAGAGACGATAGTCGTTCATTTTCTATATCGGTAATTTAATAATACTGTAACAATATAGTAAAATAGTTATACTAATATGTACCATCTTATCTGAAGTGATCCCAATGTGTTTTCAGATGCAAACTAAACTAAATGAACTATTAAGATAATTGAGAAATACTCGAATCAACACTTTTGTTTGAAACGCTTGATATAAAAGTGAGGAAAGTGTCCTGCTGGGAGCCTTGAGATTTTGGAccatttataaaataattcaaacttaTTTACAAGATAAAATACAATTCATCAAGTTTCAACTGAGTTTCAATTAGGGAAGTTTCATGAGAACACAGTTCCAGATTATAATATGTGCTTAAAgtattgaagaataataaagGTGTATTTCATCATATCCGTTCAAAACGATAATTGCAAGTtacataaaattgaatttcattcttttataTGATTGATGGCGCATAGTACCTCTTTCAACCTGATGTATTTGCTTCAACTTCGTTTTaaacggaaaaagaaaaaactcgaCCAAATTATTTATGTCCAAactgataaatataaaataaagcaTTCCATGAAACTCTCCTATTAGACCATTCACTCTGCATGGTTAATTGAGTGTGAAACTATTTCAATCTGATaattgaagtttcaaaatgaatACAAAAATCATTTAGGTATACCCAATCGCCTGCGACTGCGGTTGGGCCGCCTTTTGTTCTTTGTCCGTATTTTACCTCTCCTTTCATTATCTCTTCTGATTCTTGCTGTCCTGGCTTCGCTCCACAGACcaatattatcatcatttttcacattctttGTCTCATTATTTTCTCTGTCTGTATTCAAGCTCAATGTGTcagcaaaattttgttgtacGTATTCCAATGTTGGATTGTCATTCTCATCTGTGACATTTGTTATTGTTCTTAtgaaacgattatttattttgctTTGGTTTCTTTTCATCAAAGCGTTTTTCGAATATTCTTTATGATTTTTATGATCGTCTCCAGTCACAGTTGAGGTGATATTCTCTTTTCGATTAAGACCTGAATTTTCTTGGTCGGTACTTGGCGACCGAAGAGGTATGTCATTTGAAGAAAAGATTAGCTCTGATTTGTATGAATTAGTTATAGGTCGATACTTGTTGTAATTTGTATAAGAACGCATACGATTCAGTTGAGAGCTAACTTTCTCATACTTGGACATCAGAATGGCGATTTTTGTCTCTATGCATTGTTcctaaacaaaaaaagaataacaaaaatgtttttcaagttCACAAGTATACCTTGATATTTATTCGAACGTCACACCTAATCAGCTCTCAAAACCTCATTGCTTTGAGAATGTTGACAATACCATCGTAatgtgattattatttttactttgcaAGACGATACTAACAACAGAAAAATTCGACTTAAGTGCCATCATTCGAAATATTCCTTTCTTTTATCCAATTTCAGATCAATGAACAATTAAGGTATAACAACCaagttttttcttgaaattcgaaatcttGGGAATATCAAAACAATCGATTCAAATCATAACGATAGGAATATGGAGCTAAATCACTTTAGTTACTTGGACTATGAATAATGTTAGTTTAAAGTTGAATGAAGCAAAGACCTTTTATAAACGTAGgtaaatacatacacacgtataagTAAGCAGATTTGTAATAGATATACTTTTGTATTAAGTAAGATGTGTCATGTGTAGAGTACCATATCTTTTGTCATACGATCCAATGTATGTCACGTAATTCTTATCCTTAtcttgtgttttatttttgcataACTCTGTTATGA includes:
- the LOC124181738 gene encoding 5'-deoxynucleotidase HDDC2, encoding MTDATKLVEFMELVGRLKHVKRTGWILSKITEPETISGHMYRMAMLSFLVDNKENLDKVKIMQMTLIHDLAECIVGDITPHCGVCPEEKHKLEDEAMQKICELLGDKGPQVLTMFREYEHQQTPEAQYVKDLDRLDLIMQAFEYEKRDGTPGKLQEYFTATNGKINHPFVKRLAEEVNTQRDALANIPCNNKS
- the LOC124181737 gene encoding uncharacterized protein LOC124181737 isoform X1, producing the protein MTLTGVKTAGVASVIRMHENVKERMTKVIDVNINANLTVSNPKGSKFAEKSLLFCVLFFTSIFIIILFTVRRELQALKFQEQCIETKIAILMSKYEKVSSQLNRMRSYTNYNKYRPITNSYKSELIFSSNDIPLRSPSTDQENSGLNRKENITSTVTGDDHKNHKEYSKNALMKRNQSKINNRFIRTITNVTDENDNPTLEYVQQNFADTLSLNTDRENNETKNVKNDDNIGLWSEARTARIRRDNERRGKIRTKNKRRPNRSRRRLGPLVATFVGAIPEQHITDQGSVIGPWVKLTKDTSNYDLQRFHLTENSKSIEITVNGLYMITAQMFYFGKHTNYSYWILVNSEGESRTQKITKCSAVASTSANEVSCHTNVVLPLRKGDRVRIQQEERDRLINLREGLSYVQLVLLSNEADRKRRELRKSPAIE
- the LOC124181737 gene encoding uncharacterized protein LOC124181737 isoform X5 codes for the protein MSKYEKVSSQLNRMRSYTNYNKYRPITNSYKSELIFSSNDIPLRSPSTDQENSGLNRKENITSTVTGDDHKNHKEYSKNALMKRNQSKINNRFIRTITNVTDENDNPTLEYVQQNFADTLSLNTDRENNETKNVKNDDNIGLWSEARTARIRRDNERRGKIRTKNKRRPNRSRRRLGPLVATFVGAIPEQHITDQGSVIGPWVKLTKDTSNYDLQRFHLTENSKSIEITVNGLYMITAQMFYFGKHTNYSYWILVNSEGESRTQKITKCSAVASTSANEVSCHTNVVLPLRKGDRVRIQQEERDRLINLREGLSYVQLVLLSNEADRKRRELRKSPAIE
- the LOC124181737 gene encoding uncharacterized protein LOC124181737 isoform X3; amino-acid sequence: MTLTGVKTAGVASVIRMHENVKERMTKVIDVNINANLTVSNPKGSKFAEKSLLFCVLFFTSIFIIILFTVRRELQALKFQEQCIETKIAILMSKYEKVSSQLNRMRSYTNYNKYRPITNSYKSELIFSSNDIPLRSPSTDQENSGLNRKENITSTVTGDDHKNHKEYSKNALMKRNQSKINNRFIRTITNVTDENDNPTLEYVQQNFADTLSLNTDRENNETKNVKNDDNIGLWSEARTARIRRDNERRGPLVATFVGAIPEQHITDQGSVIGPWVKLTKDTSNYDLQRFHLTENSKSIEITVNGLYMITAQMFYFGKHTNYSYWILVNSEGESRTQKITKCSAVASTSANEVSCHTNVVLPLRKGDRVRIQQEERDRLINLREGLSYVQLVLLSNEADRKRRELRKSPAIE
- the LOC124181737 gene encoding uncharacterized protein LOC124181737 isoform X2, which gives rise to MTLTGVKTAGVASVIRMHENVKERMTKVIDVNINANLTVSNPKGSKFAEKSLLFCVLFFTSIFIIILFTVRRELQALKFQEQCIETKIAILMSKYEKVSSQLNRMRSYTNYNKYRPITNSYKSELIFSSNDIPLRSPSTDQENSGLNRKENITSTVTGDDHKNHKEYSKNALMKRNQSKINNRFIRTITNVTDENDNPTLEYVQQNFADTLSLNTDRENNETKNVKNDDNIGLWSEARTARIRRDNERRGKIRTKNKRRPNRSRRRLGPLVATFVGAIPEQHITDQGVIGPWVKLTKDTSNYDLQRFHLTENSKSIEITVNGLYMITAQMFYFGKHTNYSYWILVNSEGESRTQKITKCSAVASTSANEVSCHTNVVLPLRKGDRVRIQQEERDRLINLREGLSYVQLVLLSNEADRKRRELRKSPAIE
- the LOC124181737 gene encoding uncharacterized protein LOC124181737 isoform X4 is translated as MTLTGVKTAGVASVIRMHENVKERMTKVIDVNINANLTVSNPKGSKFAEKSLLFCVLFFTSIFIIILFTVRRELQALKFQEQCIETKIAILMSKYEKVSSQLNRMRSYTNYNKYRPITNSYKSELIFSSNDIPLRSPSTDQENSGLNRKENITSTVTGDDHKNHKEYSKNALMKRNQSKINNRFIRTITNVTDENDNPTLEYVQQNFADTLSLNTDRENNETKNVKNDDNIGLWSEARTARIRRDNERRGPLVATFVGAIPEQHITDQGVIGPWVKLTKDTSNYDLQRFHLTENSKSIEITVNGLYMITAQMFYFGKHTNYSYWILVNSEGESRTQKITKCSAVASTSANEVSCHTNVVLPLRKGDRVRIQQEERDRLINLREGLSYVQLVLLSNEADRKRRELRKSPAIE